One Ooceraea biroi isolate clonal line C1 chromosome 6, Obir_v5.4, whole genome shotgun sequence genomic window carries:
- the LOC105281631 gene encoding glutathione hydrolase 1 proenzyme isoform X2 codes for MVKSGRHVFHRKTMRASNSSSSTSSVYTSADEAHRSTGHEGSIRYPDVEDVGTAWLLGSHPSRDRSNGFVGRLKIDKSRFRMRYIHAVIGTIVAILVVAIIISLSIYHAGGGISNLRKYPKDDEFLLPADPENLQPPSWSKLRTFRRGAVCADGAPCAVIGKSILEQNGSAVDAALAALICNGLVNMQSLGFGGGFLMTIYERSTRQAFVLNARDRAPLAANSTMYNGRPANASSFGALAVAVPGELAGYWEAHQRFGKLPWVDLFKPSVELCEKGYRLTLAQYDGLVYNKNSIYNDPTLRELFVDPATNKFHSAGSVIKPKTLCETLRIIAERNATEFYNGTIGRLLVDDLQEQGGIITMRDLNEYRATWASPLQTSFSDGTNLFTTGLPGSGALLSFILNVFEDYGFTSSSTADFNATTLTYHRMIETFKYAYAFRTNLGDSAYVDMAEITRNLTSKSFARAIRKKINDERTWQDPRHYDSSIGFGTEDHGTAHISVLAENGDAVSVTSTINYYFGSGMVSRRTGILLNNGMDDFSIPSRLSYFGIPPSPNNYIAPGKQPLSSMVPSIFVDQHGDVRMVVGAAGGTKITTAVALVTAKIFWMGQTVKEAVDSARIHHQLFPPEVAYEYGVPKQVIDGLKLRGHVTKRYRERGSVVCVILYANSTIFANADYRKGGDVYGID; via the exons ATGGTGAAGAGCGGACGGCATGTCTTCCAC AGAAAGACCATGAGAGCTTCCAACTCCTCGTCCAGCACGAGTTCCGTGTACACCAGCGCCGACGAGGCGCACCGTTCCACCGGTCACGAGGGGAGCATTCGGTACCCGGATGTGGAGGATGTCGGGACCGCGTGGCTCCTTGGTTCGCATCCTTCGCGCGATAGGTCGAATGGGTTCGTCGGCAGGCTTAAGATAGACAA GTCACGATTTCGCATGCGATATATTCATGCAGTAATCGGCACCATTGTAGCTATTTTGGTAGTGGCGATAATTATCAGTCTCAGTATTTACCATGCTGGTGGCGGGATCTCGAATCTCCGCAAGTATCCGAAAGATGACGAATTTCTGCTACCAGCCGATCCAGAAAATTTGCAGCCACCGTCGTGGAGCAAGCTAAGAACCTTTAGACGCGGTGCCGTATGCGCGGATGGAGCACCATGCGCTGTCATCGGCAA atcAATTTTGGAGCAAAATGGATCGGCGGTGGATGCTGCGCTGGCTGCGCTGATATGCAACGGACTGGTGAACATGCAGAGTCTGGGATTCGGCGGTGGATTTCTAATGACAATTTACGAGAGGTCCACGCGCCAGGCCTTCGTCCTCAATGCCAGGGATCGCGCACCCTTGGCAGCGAATTCCACGATGTACAACGGCAGACCTGCGAATGCATCCTCGTTCG GCGCATTGGCGGTTGCCGTTCCTGGCGAACTGGCCGGTTACTGGGAGGCCCATCAACGATTCGGCAAATTGCCGTGGGTGGATCTGTTCAAGCCAAGTGTCGAGCTCTGCGAAAAGGGCTACCGCTTGACACTGGCGCAGTACGACGGCCTcgtatataacaaaaatagcaTTTATAATGATCCAACTCTTAG AGAATTGTTCGTTGATCCCGCCACCAACAAATTCCACAGCGCAGGATCCGTCATTAAACCCAAAACTCTTTGCGAGACACTGCGGATCATCGCTGAAAGGAACGCGACCGAATTTTACAACGGCACAATTGGGCGACTGCTTGTAGATGATTTGCAGGAGCAAGGAGGAATCATAACTATGAGAGATCTCAATGAATACAG AGCCACGTGGGCCTCACCGTTGCAGACAAGCTTTTCAGACGGCACGAACCTCTTCACCACGGGACTACCCGGTAGCGGAGCACTTCTCTCGTTTATTCTCAATGTCTTCGAGGATTATGGCTTCACGTCGAGCAGCACAGCCGATTTCAACGCAACGACTCTCACGTATCACAGAATGATAGAAACGTTCAAGTACGCGTACGCGTTCAGGACGAATTTGGGCGACAGCGCTTACGTCGATATGGCCGAG ATAACCAGAAATCTGACGTCGAAGAGCTTCGCGCGAGCAATACGCAAGAAGATAAACGATGAGAGAACGTGGCAGGATCCACGGCACTACGATTCGTCCATCGGCTTTGGCACTGAAGATCATGGTACTGCACATATCTCGGTATTGGCGGAAAACGGCGATGCAGTGTCAGTTACTAGCACCATCAACTATTA TTTTGGTAGCGGAATGGTCAGCAGGAGAACCGGTATTCTGTTGAACAACGGCATGGACGACTTCAGCATTCCGTCGCGGCTCAGCTACTTCGGTATACCACCCAGCCCCAATAATTACATCGCTCCTGGAAAGCAGCCCTTGTCGTCGATGGTGCCGTCAATTTTCGTCGACCAACACGGTGACGTCAGGATGGTCGTGGGTGCCGCTGGTGGCACGAAGATCACGACTGCAGTGGCTTTA gTAACTGCGAAAATCTTCTGGATGGGACAGACGGTTAAGGAAGCGGTGGACTCGGCGAGGATACATCACCAGCTGTTTCCACCGGAAGTAGCTTACGAATACGGAGTGCCGAAACAGGTGATCGACGGCTTGAAGCTTCGAGGACACGTTACGAAGCGCTACAGGGAACGTGGCAGCGTAGTCTGTGTGATTTTATACGCAAACTCCACGATTTTTGCGAATGCCGATTATCGCAAAGGCGGCGACGTTTACGGCATCGATTAA
- the LOC105281631 gene encoding glutathione hydrolase 1 proenzyme isoform X4, giving the protein MMSECIKSRFRMRYIHAVIGTIVAILVVAIIISLSIYHAGGGISNLRKYPKDDEFLLPADPENLQPPSWSKLRTFRRGAVCADGAPCAVIGKSILEQNGSAVDAALAALICNGLVNMQSLGFGGGFLMTIYERSTRQAFVLNARDRAPLAANSTMYNGRPANASSFGALAVAVPGELAGYWEAHQRFGKLPWVDLFKPSVELCEKGYRLTLAQYDGLVYNKNSIYNDPTLRELFVDPATNKFHSAGSVIKPKTLCETLRIIAERNATEFYNGTIGRLLVDDLQEQGGIITMRDLNEYRATWASPLQTSFSDGTNLFTTGLPGSGALLSFILNVFEDYGFTSSSTADFNATTLTYHRMIETFKYAYAFRTNLGDSAYVDMAEITRNLTSKSFARAIRKKINDERTWQDPRHYDSSIGFGTEDHGTAHISVLAENGDAVSVTSTINYYFGSGMVSRRTGILLNNGMDDFSIPSRLSYFGIPPSPNNYIAPGKQPLSSMVPSIFVDQHGDVRMVVGAAGGTKITTAVALVTAKIFWMGQTVKEAVDSARIHHQLFPPEVAYEYGVPKQVIDGLKLRGHVTKRYRERGSVVCVILYANSTIFANADYRKGGDVYGID; this is encoded by the exons ATGATGTCTGAGTGTATAAA GTCACGATTTCGCATGCGATATATTCATGCAGTAATCGGCACCATTGTAGCTATTTTGGTAGTGGCGATAATTATCAGTCTCAGTATTTACCATGCTGGTGGCGGGATCTCGAATCTCCGCAAGTATCCGAAAGATGACGAATTTCTGCTACCAGCCGATCCAGAAAATTTGCAGCCACCGTCGTGGAGCAAGCTAAGAACCTTTAGACGCGGTGCCGTATGCGCGGATGGAGCACCATGCGCTGTCATCGGCAA atcAATTTTGGAGCAAAATGGATCGGCGGTGGATGCTGCGCTGGCTGCGCTGATATGCAACGGACTGGTGAACATGCAGAGTCTGGGATTCGGCGGTGGATTTCTAATGACAATTTACGAGAGGTCCACGCGCCAGGCCTTCGTCCTCAATGCCAGGGATCGCGCACCCTTGGCAGCGAATTCCACGATGTACAACGGCAGACCTGCGAATGCATCCTCGTTCG GCGCATTGGCGGTTGCCGTTCCTGGCGAACTGGCCGGTTACTGGGAGGCCCATCAACGATTCGGCAAATTGCCGTGGGTGGATCTGTTCAAGCCAAGTGTCGAGCTCTGCGAAAAGGGCTACCGCTTGACACTGGCGCAGTACGACGGCCTcgtatataacaaaaatagcaTTTATAATGATCCAACTCTTAG AGAATTGTTCGTTGATCCCGCCACCAACAAATTCCACAGCGCAGGATCCGTCATTAAACCCAAAACTCTTTGCGAGACACTGCGGATCATCGCTGAAAGGAACGCGACCGAATTTTACAACGGCACAATTGGGCGACTGCTTGTAGATGATTTGCAGGAGCAAGGAGGAATCATAACTATGAGAGATCTCAATGAATACAG AGCCACGTGGGCCTCACCGTTGCAGACAAGCTTTTCAGACGGCACGAACCTCTTCACCACGGGACTACCCGGTAGCGGAGCACTTCTCTCGTTTATTCTCAATGTCTTCGAGGATTATGGCTTCACGTCGAGCAGCACAGCCGATTTCAACGCAACGACTCTCACGTATCACAGAATGATAGAAACGTTCAAGTACGCGTACGCGTTCAGGACGAATTTGGGCGACAGCGCTTACGTCGATATGGCCGAG ATAACCAGAAATCTGACGTCGAAGAGCTTCGCGCGAGCAATACGCAAGAAGATAAACGATGAGAGAACGTGGCAGGATCCACGGCACTACGATTCGTCCATCGGCTTTGGCACTGAAGATCATGGTACTGCACATATCTCGGTATTGGCGGAAAACGGCGATGCAGTGTCAGTTACTAGCACCATCAACTATTA TTTTGGTAGCGGAATGGTCAGCAGGAGAACCGGTATTCTGTTGAACAACGGCATGGACGACTTCAGCATTCCGTCGCGGCTCAGCTACTTCGGTATACCACCCAGCCCCAATAATTACATCGCTCCTGGAAAGCAGCCCTTGTCGTCGATGGTGCCGTCAATTTTCGTCGACCAACACGGTGACGTCAGGATGGTCGTGGGTGCCGCTGGTGGCACGAAGATCACGACTGCAGTGGCTTTA gTAACTGCGAAAATCTTCTGGATGGGACAGACGGTTAAGGAAGCGGTGGACTCGGCGAGGATACATCACCAGCTGTTTCCACCGGAAGTAGCTTACGAATACGGAGTGCCGAAACAGGTGATCGACGGCTTGAAGCTTCGAGGACACGTTACGAAGCGCTACAGGGAACGTGGCAGCGTAGTCTGTGTGATTTTATACGCAAACTCCACGATTTTTGCGAATGCCGATTATCGCAAAGGCGGCGACGTTTACGGCATCGATTAA
- the LOC105281631 gene encoding glutathione hydrolase 1 proenzyme isoform X1, whose product MVKSGRHVFHVSETDPRKTMRASNSSSSTSSVYTSADEAHRSTGHEGSIRYPDVEDVGTAWLLGSHPSRDRSNGFVGRLKIDKSRFRMRYIHAVIGTIVAILVVAIIISLSIYHAGGGISNLRKYPKDDEFLLPADPENLQPPSWSKLRTFRRGAVCADGAPCAVIGKSILEQNGSAVDAALAALICNGLVNMQSLGFGGGFLMTIYERSTRQAFVLNARDRAPLAANSTMYNGRPANASSFGALAVAVPGELAGYWEAHQRFGKLPWVDLFKPSVELCEKGYRLTLAQYDGLVYNKNSIYNDPTLRELFVDPATNKFHSAGSVIKPKTLCETLRIIAERNATEFYNGTIGRLLVDDLQEQGGIITMRDLNEYRATWASPLQTSFSDGTNLFTTGLPGSGALLSFILNVFEDYGFTSSSTADFNATTLTYHRMIETFKYAYAFRTNLGDSAYVDMAEITRNLTSKSFARAIRKKINDERTWQDPRHYDSSIGFGTEDHGTAHISVLAENGDAVSVTSTINYYFGSGMVSRRTGILLNNGMDDFSIPSRLSYFGIPPSPNNYIAPGKQPLSSMVPSIFVDQHGDVRMVVGAAGGTKITTAVALVTAKIFWMGQTVKEAVDSARIHHQLFPPEVAYEYGVPKQVIDGLKLRGHVTKRYRERGSVVCVILYANSTIFANADYRKGGDVYGID is encoded by the exons ATGGTGAAGAGCGGACGGCATGTCTTCCACGTGAGTGAGACCGATCCG AGAAAGACCATGAGAGCTTCCAACTCCTCGTCCAGCACGAGTTCCGTGTACACCAGCGCCGACGAGGCGCACCGTTCCACCGGTCACGAGGGGAGCATTCGGTACCCGGATGTGGAGGATGTCGGGACCGCGTGGCTCCTTGGTTCGCATCCTTCGCGCGATAGGTCGAATGGGTTCGTCGGCAGGCTTAAGATAGACAA GTCACGATTTCGCATGCGATATATTCATGCAGTAATCGGCACCATTGTAGCTATTTTGGTAGTGGCGATAATTATCAGTCTCAGTATTTACCATGCTGGTGGCGGGATCTCGAATCTCCGCAAGTATCCGAAAGATGACGAATTTCTGCTACCAGCCGATCCAGAAAATTTGCAGCCACCGTCGTGGAGCAAGCTAAGAACCTTTAGACGCGGTGCCGTATGCGCGGATGGAGCACCATGCGCTGTCATCGGCAA atcAATTTTGGAGCAAAATGGATCGGCGGTGGATGCTGCGCTGGCTGCGCTGATATGCAACGGACTGGTGAACATGCAGAGTCTGGGATTCGGCGGTGGATTTCTAATGACAATTTACGAGAGGTCCACGCGCCAGGCCTTCGTCCTCAATGCCAGGGATCGCGCACCCTTGGCAGCGAATTCCACGATGTACAACGGCAGACCTGCGAATGCATCCTCGTTCG GCGCATTGGCGGTTGCCGTTCCTGGCGAACTGGCCGGTTACTGGGAGGCCCATCAACGATTCGGCAAATTGCCGTGGGTGGATCTGTTCAAGCCAAGTGTCGAGCTCTGCGAAAAGGGCTACCGCTTGACACTGGCGCAGTACGACGGCCTcgtatataacaaaaatagcaTTTATAATGATCCAACTCTTAG AGAATTGTTCGTTGATCCCGCCACCAACAAATTCCACAGCGCAGGATCCGTCATTAAACCCAAAACTCTTTGCGAGACACTGCGGATCATCGCTGAAAGGAACGCGACCGAATTTTACAACGGCACAATTGGGCGACTGCTTGTAGATGATTTGCAGGAGCAAGGAGGAATCATAACTATGAGAGATCTCAATGAATACAG AGCCACGTGGGCCTCACCGTTGCAGACAAGCTTTTCAGACGGCACGAACCTCTTCACCACGGGACTACCCGGTAGCGGAGCACTTCTCTCGTTTATTCTCAATGTCTTCGAGGATTATGGCTTCACGTCGAGCAGCACAGCCGATTTCAACGCAACGACTCTCACGTATCACAGAATGATAGAAACGTTCAAGTACGCGTACGCGTTCAGGACGAATTTGGGCGACAGCGCTTACGTCGATATGGCCGAG ATAACCAGAAATCTGACGTCGAAGAGCTTCGCGCGAGCAATACGCAAGAAGATAAACGATGAGAGAACGTGGCAGGATCCACGGCACTACGATTCGTCCATCGGCTTTGGCACTGAAGATCATGGTACTGCACATATCTCGGTATTGGCGGAAAACGGCGATGCAGTGTCAGTTACTAGCACCATCAACTATTA TTTTGGTAGCGGAATGGTCAGCAGGAGAACCGGTATTCTGTTGAACAACGGCATGGACGACTTCAGCATTCCGTCGCGGCTCAGCTACTTCGGTATACCACCCAGCCCCAATAATTACATCGCTCCTGGAAAGCAGCCCTTGTCGTCGATGGTGCCGTCAATTTTCGTCGACCAACACGGTGACGTCAGGATGGTCGTGGGTGCCGCTGGTGGCACGAAGATCACGACTGCAGTGGCTTTA gTAACTGCGAAAATCTTCTGGATGGGACAGACGGTTAAGGAAGCGGTGGACTCGGCGAGGATACATCACCAGCTGTTTCCACCGGAAGTAGCTTACGAATACGGAGTGCCGAAACAGGTGATCGACGGCTTGAAGCTTCGAGGACACGTTACGAAGCGCTACAGGGAACGTGGCAGCGTAGTCTGTGTGATTTTATACGCAAACTCCACGATTTTTGCGAATGCCGATTATCGCAAAGGCGGCGACGTTTACGGCATCGATTAA
- the LOC105281682 gene encoding nuclear protein 1 produces MSEAHVDEYEHFNYDYDKHIFTAHGGKQRSKREAVAHTNHFDPSGHSRKILTKLMNTEHNKRQTTPGKSKA; encoded by the coding sequence ATGTCCGAGGCGCACGTCGACGAGTACGAGCACTTCAACTACGACTACGACAAGCACATCTTCACCGCGCACGGCGGTAAGCAGAGGAGCAAACGCGAGGCCGTCGCGCATACCAATCACTTCGACCCGAGCGGCCATTCCAGGAAGATTCTCACCAAGCTGATGAACACCGAGCACAACAAACGGCAGACAACACCCGGCAAGAGCAAGGCGTAA
- the LOC105281631 gene encoding glutathione hydrolase 1 proenzyme isoform X3, producing MTRNDNQMCTFESREERRSRFRMRYIHAVIGTIVAILVVAIIISLSIYHAGGGISNLRKYPKDDEFLLPADPENLQPPSWSKLRTFRRGAVCADGAPCAVIGKSILEQNGSAVDAALAALICNGLVNMQSLGFGGGFLMTIYERSTRQAFVLNARDRAPLAANSTMYNGRPANASSFGALAVAVPGELAGYWEAHQRFGKLPWVDLFKPSVELCEKGYRLTLAQYDGLVYNKNSIYNDPTLRELFVDPATNKFHSAGSVIKPKTLCETLRIIAERNATEFYNGTIGRLLVDDLQEQGGIITMRDLNEYRATWASPLQTSFSDGTNLFTTGLPGSGALLSFILNVFEDYGFTSSSTADFNATTLTYHRMIETFKYAYAFRTNLGDSAYVDMAEITRNLTSKSFARAIRKKINDERTWQDPRHYDSSIGFGTEDHGTAHISVLAENGDAVSVTSTINYYFGSGMVSRRTGILLNNGMDDFSIPSRLSYFGIPPSPNNYIAPGKQPLSSMVPSIFVDQHGDVRMVVGAAGGTKITTAVALVTAKIFWMGQTVKEAVDSARIHHQLFPPEVAYEYGVPKQVIDGLKLRGHVTKRYRERGSVVCVILYANSTIFANADYRKGGDVYGID from the exons ATGACGAGGAACGATAATCAAATGTGCACGTTCGAATCGCGGGAGGAACGAAG GTCACGATTTCGCATGCGATATATTCATGCAGTAATCGGCACCATTGTAGCTATTTTGGTAGTGGCGATAATTATCAGTCTCAGTATTTACCATGCTGGTGGCGGGATCTCGAATCTCCGCAAGTATCCGAAAGATGACGAATTTCTGCTACCAGCCGATCCAGAAAATTTGCAGCCACCGTCGTGGAGCAAGCTAAGAACCTTTAGACGCGGTGCCGTATGCGCGGATGGAGCACCATGCGCTGTCATCGGCAA atcAATTTTGGAGCAAAATGGATCGGCGGTGGATGCTGCGCTGGCTGCGCTGATATGCAACGGACTGGTGAACATGCAGAGTCTGGGATTCGGCGGTGGATTTCTAATGACAATTTACGAGAGGTCCACGCGCCAGGCCTTCGTCCTCAATGCCAGGGATCGCGCACCCTTGGCAGCGAATTCCACGATGTACAACGGCAGACCTGCGAATGCATCCTCGTTCG GCGCATTGGCGGTTGCCGTTCCTGGCGAACTGGCCGGTTACTGGGAGGCCCATCAACGATTCGGCAAATTGCCGTGGGTGGATCTGTTCAAGCCAAGTGTCGAGCTCTGCGAAAAGGGCTACCGCTTGACACTGGCGCAGTACGACGGCCTcgtatataacaaaaatagcaTTTATAATGATCCAACTCTTAG AGAATTGTTCGTTGATCCCGCCACCAACAAATTCCACAGCGCAGGATCCGTCATTAAACCCAAAACTCTTTGCGAGACACTGCGGATCATCGCTGAAAGGAACGCGACCGAATTTTACAACGGCACAATTGGGCGACTGCTTGTAGATGATTTGCAGGAGCAAGGAGGAATCATAACTATGAGAGATCTCAATGAATACAG AGCCACGTGGGCCTCACCGTTGCAGACAAGCTTTTCAGACGGCACGAACCTCTTCACCACGGGACTACCCGGTAGCGGAGCACTTCTCTCGTTTATTCTCAATGTCTTCGAGGATTATGGCTTCACGTCGAGCAGCACAGCCGATTTCAACGCAACGACTCTCACGTATCACAGAATGATAGAAACGTTCAAGTACGCGTACGCGTTCAGGACGAATTTGGGCGACAGCGCTTACGTCGATATGGCCGAG ATAACCAGAAATCTGACGTCGAAGAGCTTCGCGCGAGCAATACGCAAGAAGATAAACGATGAGAGAACGTGGCAGGATCCACGGCACTACGATTCGTCCATCGGCTTTGGCACTGAAGATCATGGTACTGCACATATCTCGGTATTGGCGGAAAACGGCGATGCAGTGTCAGTTACTAGCACCATCAACTATTA TTTTGGTAGCGGAATGGTCAGCAGGAGAACCGGTATTCTGTTGAACAACGGCATGGACGACTTCAGCATTCCGTCGCGGCTCAGCTACTTCGGTATACCACCCAGCCCCAATAATTACATCGCTCCTGGAAAGCAGCCCTTGTCGTCGATGGTGCCGTCAATTTTCGTCGACCAACACGGTGACGTCAGGATGGTCGTGGGTGCCGCTGGTGGCACGAAGATCACGACTGCAGTGGCTTTA gTAACTGCGAAAATCTTCTGGATGGGACAGACGGTTAAGGAAGCGGTGGACTCGGCGAGGATACATCACCAGCTGTTTCCACCGGAAGTAGCTTACGAATACGGAGTGCCGAAACAGGTGATCGACGGCTTGAAGCTTCGAGGACACGTTACGAAGCGCTACAGGGAACGTGGCAGCGTAGTCTGTGTGATTTTATACGCAAACTCCACGATTTTTGCGAATGCCGATTATCGCAAAGGCGGCGACGTTTACGGCATCGATTAA